Proteins encoded by one window of Micromonospora coxensis:
- the thiD gene encoding bifunctional hydroxymethylpyrimidine kinase/phosphomethylpyrimidine kinase — protein MTPQTVLTIAGSDSGGGAGIQADLKVFAALGAYGTSVITAITAQNTRGVDAVLPLPPRTVTDQLDSVLADFGVRAVKTGMLGTPAVADAIAEAAKAGRLPHLVVDPVLVATSGHPLGVVAAVERLLPYAQVATPNCAEAAALTGRPVTTVEEMVAAAEALAAGGPAHVVVTGGDVDADGESVDVLCGGGTTTLLRAPRVDTRHNHGTGCSFSAAVAVRLAAGDPVPVAVAAAKEYVTRALTGARDWELGAGRGPLDHFGWSC, from the coding sequence GTGACGCCACAGACCGTGCTCACCATCGCCGGATCAGACTCCGGCGGGGGAGCGGGCATCCAGGCCGACCTCAAGGTCTTCGCCGCGCTCGGCGCGTACGGCACCAGTGTGATCACCGCGATCACCGCCCAGAACACCCGGGGCGTGGACGCCGTGCTGCCGCTGCCCCCGCGCACCGTCACCGACCAGCTCGACAGCGTGCTCGCCGACTTCGGCGTACGGGCGGTGAAGACCGGGATGCTCGGCACCCCGGCCGTCGCCGACGCGATCGCCGAGGCGGCGAAGGCGGGCCGACTGCCGCACCTGGTCGTCGACCCGGTGCTGGTCGCCACCAGCGGGCACCCGCTCGGCGTGGTGGCGGCGGTCGAGCGGCTGCTGCCGTACGCGCAGGTGGCGACGCCGAACTGCGCGGAGGCCGCCGCCCTCACCGGACGCCCGGTGACCACGGTCGAGGAGATGGTCGCGGCGGCCGAGGCGCTCGCGGCCGGTGGCCCGGCGCACGTCGTGGTGACCGGCGGCGACGTGGACGCCGACGGCGAGTCGGTGGACGTGCTCTGCGGCGGCGGGACGACCACGCTGCTGCGCGCGCCCCGGGTGGACACCCGGCACAACCACGGCACGGGTTGCTCGTTCTCGGCGGCGGTCGCCGTCCGGCTGGCCGCCGGTGACCCGGTGCCGGTCGCGGTCGCCGCCGCCAAGGAGTACGTCACCCGCGCGCTGACCGGCGCGCGGGACTGGGAGCTGGGCGCGGGACGCGGCCCGCTGGACCACTTCGGCTGGTCCTGTTGA